A stretch of DNA from Leptospira wolffii serovar Khorat str. Khorat-H2:
ACGCGATCTTTATAAAAACCGCAGACTGGGCAGATTCTATGAGGTGGGCGGAAGGAATTGCAGTTCGGACAGGGCACCAGGTTCGGTTTTCCGATTGCGTGGTGGGCCCGTTTCATCCTCACTTTTGATTTGGATTTTCGTCTCTTAGGAACTGCCATTGTTTTTCTCTATAGATAAGGTCGATTTACGACTATGTTTTTTTTAAGCGGAGATTTCACAACCGTTTTTCATTTTTACGGTTTTCTCCGCGGTTTTATACCTTCACCGCTCGGAAAGTATCCAGGAATTCCCCGATCTCCTTCCTCTTGGTATATAAAGCGGAACGATTGAAAGCCAGCCTAGCCGTGGACTCCAGAATGATTTCGATCTCTTGCAGATTATTGGCCTTTAAAGTCGCCCCGGTAGAAACCAGGTCCACAATACAGTCCGAAAGTCCCACGAGAGGAGCCAATTCTATACTTCCATACAACTTAATGACTTCGCAATTGATGCCTTTTCGAAGAAAGAAGTCCTTGGCGATATTGGGATATTTTGTCGCCACCCGAACCTTTCTTTCTCCATTACTCAGACTCCAGCCTTTCGGAGCGGCGACGGATAATCTGCATTTTCCGATTCCCAGATCCAGAGGGAGAAGGAGATCGTAACCTCCCTCCAATAATACGTCCCATCCGACAATACCGGCATCGGCGGCATTCTGCTCCACGTAAGTAGGAACATCCTGAGAACGGACAAGAAGTATACGGACCTTGTCTTTCGGGTCCCGGTAGATGAGTTCTTTGGAATCCGGATCGGGCTTGCCGCTAAGCCAGCCTCTTTCCAGCATCAATTCGATGCTCTCTTCGGCGAGCCGTCCTTTCGGAAGGGCCAAAGTCAGCATTTTAATTTCCCTGGCTGGTTTTGAGAAGAAGGTAGGTCGCCAGTTCTTTGACCGACTTGAATTCTTCTGAAGGAGAAGAAATGTCCTGTTCCAGAACTTTTTTCAGTAGTTCCTTTGCCTCGTCTTTCTTCCCGTTCTTTACTTTGAGTCTTGCCGCTTGGTATAGACTCCAAGCGTAAAAACCGGAAATATTCTTACGACCGGCTAAAAGAGAAGAAGCCGTGAAATAATCCGATTCGGCCTCGGCCAATTGGTTTCCGCTTTCTCTATAATTGCCTGCGATATAGAAATAGTAAGCCTTTACTTCGGGAAGTTCGTCGATTTGCTTTCCCGCCCATTCCAATTTATCCGCAGCCTTCGCAAATTCGCCGTTGCGAGCATAAAGATCGCCTAAGGTTTTGGATAAACGCAATTCTAAAGAAGGAGAAGAATGATAAGTAGATTGGATCGCTTCGTAGCGCTTGATTTTTTCCGCCAGGTCCGTATTAGGTTTGAGAGCTAATTCTTTTTCCAGAATTTCGACAGCGATCGTTCCTTTTCTGAACTGATCCGCTCTATATTCGTTCCAACCCACTACGGAAACCACTGTAACGATCAGAACGATCAAACCGATCAGAACGGGCTTCTTATGCTCTCCGATTTTGGAGAAAAGGATGGCAAAGGCCCTCTCCGCTCCTGTAAGATCCGCGTACGGATCCAAATCTTTAATAGACGCTCCAGTTTTTGGTTCGAACCGCTTCATTAGGACCCCGAGTTTCTCTTATTTCAAAGAGGTGTTGATAAAGCTACCGAGACTTTCGCGAGAAGGAGTATCGGAAGTCTTCAGATACTTAGCCATTTCTTCTCTTTCCAGTGCTTTGTCGAAGTCCTTAATGGACAATGAGATCTTCTTGTTTCTGGAATCGATCTTAACCACGGCGCATTTTACTATATCGCCAGGTTTATAAGATTCGGCCAAATTCGTATCTTTCCCGCCGGGAATTTCGGAAATATGGACGAGCCCTTCGAAGCCGGGTTCGATTTCCACAAACATTCCAAAATCCACGATGCTCTTGATCTTTCCTTGGACTACGGAACCCGCAGGATAACGGTTTCTGAGAGCCTCGTAAGGATGTTCCTGCAATTGTTTCAATCCGCAGGAAATTCTCTGAGCGTCGAAATTGATGTCTAGAATAACGTATTTTACCTCTTCTCCTTTTTTCAGAAGAGAAGTCGGGTTCTTTTGTTTTTCGTCCCAGGTGATATCGCTGATATGAATCAGACCTTCGATTCCGTTCTCCACCTCTACGAAAGCTCCGTATTTGGTGATGCCTGTGACTTTTCCGGTAAGAACGTTTCCTACTCTAACTTCCGGTCCAAGAGTGTCCCAAGGATTTGGTTGGAGTTGTTTTAGGCCTAGAGAAAGTCTTCTGTTTTCGAAATCGATGTCGAGAATCAGGGCCTCTACTTCTTGTCCTTTTTTCAAAAGTTCTTTCGGATGAGGGGGCTTCTTTGCCCAAGTCAATTCGGAAGTATGGATCAAACCTTCCAGACCTTCTTTCAGCTCCACAAAGGCGCCGAAATTGGTGAGAGAAGTAACGGTTCCACGAATGACCATTTCTTTTTCCAAGGAACGTTTCGCCCAGACCCAAGGATCTTCGTAGAGTTGTTTTAAGCCCAGAGCGAGTTTATTGTTTTCCTTGTCCATCTCCAGAACTTGCAATTCGAGTTCTTGGCCGATGGTGAAGTATTGCTTGAATGGAGCGAATTTTTTGTAAGAGATATCTTTTTGTCTGAGTAGACCGACTACTCCTTCCAGATCGCAGAAAACTCCGAAGCTTGCGATTTTGGAAACGGTGGCTTTTACTTTGTCGCCAACATTGATTTTTTGGACGAGAGCATCCCATTTCTCGTTATTGACTTCGTCCAAAAGTTTTTTGCGGGATACGACTCCGGAGCGGGTTCTCTCGTTGATCTCGATTACTTTGAAATCAAGTTCCACTCCTTTATAATTTTCTCCTTCTCCAAACTTGTAGCTGAGTTGGGATGCAGGAAGGAAAAGTTCCGAACCTTCTACGTTTACGATGTATCCT
This window harbors:
- the rpmF gene encoding 50S ribosomal protein L32, which encodes MAVPKRRKSKSKVRMKRAHHAIGKPNLVPCPNCNSFRPPHRICPVCGFYKDRVVVEPKVRKTSEEN
- the hisG gene encoding ATP phosphoribosyltransferase — translated: MLTLALPKGRLAEESIELMLERGWLSGKPDPDSKELIYRDPKDKVRILLVRSQDVPTYVEQNAADAGIVGWDVLLEGGYDLLLPLDLGIGKCRLSVAAPKGWSLSNGERKVRVATKYPNIAKDFFLRKGINCEVIKLYGSIELAPLVGLSDCIVDLVSTGATLKANNLQEIEIILESTARLAFNRSALYTKRKEIGEFLDTFRAVKV
- a CDS encoding tetratricopeptide repeat protein; the encoded protein is MKRFEPKTGASIKDLDPYADLTGAERAFAILFSKIGEHKKPVLIGLIVLIVTVVSVVGWNEYRADQFRKGTIAVEILEKELALKPNTDLAEKIKRYEAIQSTYHSSPSLELRLSKTLGDLYARNGEFAKAADKLEWAGKQIDELPEVKAYYFYIAGNYRESGNQLAEAESDYFTASSLLAGRKNISGFYAWSLYQAARLKVKNGKKDEAKELLKKVLEQDISSPSEEFKSVKELATYLLLKTSQGN
- a CDS encoding 30S ribosomal protein S1; its protein translation is MSSQQDKSTFAEVFKQWEEKKNDEAEIRKDQVVDGKVVSVDNDNVYVAIEGLKQEGRIPRSDFDEKPEIGSVVTALVKRKESTDSGCILSKKEADQRKGWEVVKDAFKNNYQVSGRLVNEIKGKGYIVNVEGSELFLPASQLSYKFGEGENYKGVELDFKVIEINERTRSGVVSRKKLLDEVNNEKWDALVQKINVGDKVKATVSKIASFGVFCDLEGVVGLLRQKDISYKKFAPFKQYFTIGQELELQVLEMDKENNKLALGLKQLYEDPWVWAKRSLEKEMVIRGTVTSLTNFGAFVELKEGLEGLIHTSELTWAKKPPHPKELLKKGQEVEALILDIDFENRRLSLGLKQLQPNPWDTLGPEVRVGNVLTGKVTGITKYGAFVEVENGIEGLIHISDITWDEKQKNPTSLLKKGEEVKYVILDINFDAQRISCGLKQLQEHPYEALRNRYPAGSVVQGKIKSIVDFGMFVEIEPGFEGLVHISEIPGGKDTNLAESYKPGDIVKCAVVKIDSRNKKISLSIKDFDKALEREEMAKYLKTSDTPSRESLGSFINTSLK